The proteins below are encoded in one region of Diceros bicornis minor isolate mBicDic1 chromosome 14, mDicBic1.mat.cur, whole genome shotgun sequence:
- the LOC131413931 gene encoding HLA class I histocompatibility antigen, alpha chain G-like, with the protein MRVMGPRTFFLLLSGVLTLTETWAGSHSLRYFYTAVSRPGRGEPRLIAVGYVDDTQFVRFDSDAASPRAEPRAPWVEQEGPEYWEEQTRRVNGHAQTFRASLDNVRGYYNQSEAGSHTLQWMYGCDVGRDGRLLRGYSQFAYDGADYISLNEDLRSWTAADTAAQITRRKWETVGEAERYRNYLEGECVEWLLRYLENGKETLQRADPPKGHVTHHPNSGSEVTLRCWALGFYPAEITLTWQRDGEELTQDTKLVETRPAGDGTFQKWAAVVVPSGEEQRYMCHVQHEALPEGLTLRWDLPPQPTIPIMGIIIGLVLLGAVVAGAVIWRKKHLAVEGHRERSLLKTALGGPLV; encoded by the exons ATGAGGGTTATGGGGCCTCGAACCTTCTTCCTGCTGCTCTCGGGGGTCTTGACCCTGACCGAGACCTGGGCCG gctcCCACTCCCTGAGGTATTTCTACACCGCCGTGTCCCGGCCCGGCCGCGGGGAGCCCCGCCTCATCGCCGTCGGCTACGTGGACGACACGCAGTTCGTGCGGTTCGACAGCGACGCCGCGAGTCCGAGGGCGGAGCCGCGGGCGCCGTGGGTGGAGCAGGAGGGGCCGGAGTATTGGGAGGAGCAGACGCGGCGCGTCAACGGCCACGCACAGACTTTCCGAGCGAGCCTAGACAACGTCCGCGGCTACTACAACCAGAGCGAGGCCG GGTCTCACACCCTCCAGTGGATGTACGGCTGCGACGTGGGGCGGGACGGGCGCCTCCTCCGCGGGTACAGTCAGTTCGCCTACGACGGCGCCGATTACATCTCCCTGAACGAGGACCTGCGCTCCTGGACCGCGGCGGACACGGCGGCTCAGATCACCCGGCGCAAGTGGGAGACGGTCGGTGAGGCGGAGCGCTACAGGAACTACCTGGAGGGCGAGTGCGTGGAGTGGCTCCTCAGATACCTGGAGAACGGGAAGGAGACGCTGCAGCGCGCGG ATCCCCCAAAAGGACATGtgacccaccaccccaactctggcAGTGAGGTTACCCTgaggtgctgggccctgggcttcTACCCTGCAGAGATCACCCTGACCTGGCAGCGTGATGGGGAGGAGCTGACCCAGGACACAAAGCTTGTGGAGACCAGGCCTGCGGGGGACGGGACCTTCCAGAAGTGGGCGGCTGTGGTGGTGCCTTCTGGAGAGGAGCAGAGATACATGTGCCATGTCCAGCATGAGGCACTGCCTGAGGGccttaccctgagatggg ATCTGCCTCCTCAGCCCACCATCCCCATCATGGGCATCATTATTGGCCTGGTTCTCCTTGGAGCTGTGGTGGCTGGAGCTGTGATATGGAGGAAAAAGCACTTAG CAGTTGAAGGTCACAGAGAAAGGTCCCTGCTGAAGACAGCTCTAGGAGGGCCATTGGTCTAG